From a region of the Kwoniella mangroviensis CBS 8507 chromosome 1 map unlocalized Ctg01, whole genome shotgun sequence genome:
- a CDS encoding OPT family small oligopeptide transporter: MSITPREAEAYELPSLRAESSSKGYDEGEEISQEDARLLGSSNEIKDGGAEGIEDDTATYRRAVEDEEIIGKGSNIETLIARTVPSTDDPTLPTLTLRVLVLGSTFCILGACSSMVFYFKSNAPQFSQYFVILATYPLGHVLANEKIVPREKRIFGWELNPGRFSIKEAILVSVLSSSGAAAAYAADILAIMDLYYDTPVGRLPSILLLLTTQCIGFGLAGMLQNLLVNPPAMYWPSTLVTVQLFTTLYSSTSTALSTAAQAMTTKRLRVFMIIFLITFIYQFLPFLLFPTLTSVSVLCLMDNESWWMRTLGSGYSGLGVANWSFDWSSIGSSGPLYTPYWALGNYFGGLAGMIWVIMPLILITNFWSARSFPSPVSAGLYNSTFQKFDVTSILKPDLSLDEVAYETAKPLLLTPYFAITYGLSFAALSSVLVHVWLWHRDEIKEALSKRGHDLNDVHNKLMRSYLPVPSSWYVGLLGVNFGAAVILVKTTPLQMPIWALVLAMAIATIFLVPVGIVAAVSNTQIGLNVLTEFVAGVLMPGKPIGNVTFKCYGYMAMSQALALTSDLKLGWYTSIPPREMFACQILGTVLGALANYVTLESVLESKRPFLNGSVVDPTGQWTGRAPAIFYSASIIWGAVAPAKFFSGGYEVLYLGFLIGAIVPLACWWGHKRWPGYKLNKVVFPIICSGATIVPQYPTNIILTSMIVAVLSNSYFAKKYPKTHGKYIYVISSALDAGTSITALTIYVLFGGVIWTWNGPEWWGNARGDTEHCVPGT; encoded by the exons ATGTCCATCACGCCTCGAGAGGCCGAAGCATATGAGCTTCCTTCTCTCCGAGCTGAATCCAGTTCCAAGGGATATGACGAAGGGGAAGAGATCAGCCAGGAGGATGCAAGGCTACTTGGTAGCTCAAATGAGATCAAGGATGGGGGAGCAGAAGGCATAGAAGACGATACAGCTACGTACAGAAGAGCGgtagaagacgaagagatcATAGGGAAAGGAAGCAATATAGAAACTTTGATAGCCCGT ACCGTACCATCAACAGATGACCCTACACTTCCCACATTGACTCTGCGAGTCTTGGTCCTCGGATCGACCTTCTGCATCTTGGGAGCATGTTCATCGATGGTATTCTACTTCAAATCGAATGCGCCTCAATTCTCCCAGTATTTCGTTATATTAGCTACATACCCTCTTGGACATGTACTGGCTAATGAGAAGATAGTACCtagggagaagaggatctTTGGATGGGAGCTGAACCCTGGTAGATTCAGCATCAAGGAGGCGATTCTGGTCAG TGTATTGAGCTCATCCGGAGCTGCCGCTGCTTATGCGGCTGATATACTGGCAATCATGGACTTGTACTATGATACACCCGTCGGACGGTTACCTTCGATATTATTGCTATTAACTACACAATGCATTGGATTTGGGctggcag GGATGCTACAGAATCTTCTCGTCAATCCTCCAGCAATGTACTGGCCTTCAACCCTAGTCACCGTCCAACTATTTACCACACTTTACTCATCAACCTCTACCGCCCTATCAACCGCTGCTCAAGCCATGACAACCAAGAGATTACGTGTATTCATGATAATCTTCCTTATCACattcatctatcaatttTTACCCTTTTTGCTGTTCCCTACATTAACATCAGTATCGGTATTGTGTCTGATGGACAACGAAtcatggtggatgaggacATTGGGAAGTGGATACTCTGGACTTGGCGTGGCCAATTGGAGTTTCGATTGGAGTAGTATTGGTTCTTCTGGACCTTTGTATACTCCCTACTGGGCTTTGGGAAATTACTTTGGTGGTTTGGCAGGGATGATATGGGTA ATCATGCCTCTAATCCTCATCACCAATTTCTGGTCAGCGAGATCGTTCCCTTCACCCGTTTCTGCAGGTCTATACAATTCGACATTCCAGAAATTTGACGTGACATCAATATTGAAACCTGATTTGTCGTTAGATGAAGTAGCTTATGAAACCGCAAAGCCATTATTGCTTACTCCATACTT TGCTATCACATACGGGTTGAGTTTTGCTGCCCTGTCAAGTGTGTTGGTACATGTATGGCTATGGCACCgagatgagatcaaagaag CTTTATCGAAACGCGGTCATGATCTGAATGATGTTCATAA CAAGCTCATGCGATCGTATCTTCCCGTACCTTCATCCTGGTATGTCGGCTTGTTGGGGGTAAATTTCGGTGCAGCAG TGATACTTGTCAAGACTACTCCACTTCAGATGCCTATCTGGGCTCTGGTACTGGCCATGGCTATAGCTACG ATTTTCTTGGTGCC TGTTGGGATCGTAGCGGCTGTCAGTAACACGCAGATAGGCTTG AATGTTTTGACCGAGTT CGTTGCTGGAGTTCTCATGCCTGGGAAACCAAttggaaa TGTGACCTTCAAATGCTACGGAT ATATGGCTATGTCACAAGCTCTGGCTCTCACATCCGATCTGAAACTCGGCTGGTACACTTCCATACCGCCTCGAGAGATGTTCGCGTGTCAGATACTGGGTACGGTCCTAGGTGCTTTGGCGAATT ACGTCACTCTCGAGTCCGTACTGGAGTCCAAACGACCTTTCCTCAATGGCTCGGTGGTCGACCCAACAGGTCAATGGACGGGTAGAGCCCCAGCTATATTCTACTCCGCATCAATCATATGGGGTGCAGTAGCCCCAGCGAAATTCTTCAGCGGAGGATATGAAGTGCTGTATCTCGGCTTCTTGATAGGTGCCATCGTACCTTTAGCTTGTTGGTGGGGACATAAGAGGTGGCCTGGATATAAGCTGAACAAA GTTGTGTTTCCAATCATATGTAGCGGCGCTACAATTGTACCACAATA CCCAACAAATATCATCCTCACATCGATGATTGTCGCTGTCCTGTCGAACTCATATTTCGCCAAGAAATATCCCAAGACACACGGTAAATACATATACGTAATTTCATCTGCTCTAGATGCTGGCACCTCCATCACTGCCTTGACGATATATGTTCTTTTCGGAGGGGTGATATGGACGTGGAATGGTCCGGAATGGTGGGGTAATGCAAGGGGAGATACGGAACATTGCGTCCCAGGGACTTGA